A section of the Amycolatopsis sp. AA4 genome encodes:
- a CDS encoding HAD family hydrolase — protein MPDSPIAVLDIDGTLIDSNYHHALAWYRALRSVGEVFPVWRLHRLIGMGGDQLVAAVGGEELERRVGERARERQGKEVDALLEEMAPLPGARDLLVAIKERGHRLVLASSAQQRHAEVFLDKLDARDLADDWTTSADVDASKPAPDLLHAALKKLGAPPDAPAVMVGDSVWDVEAAKRAGMPAIVVRSGGFGDDELREAGAVALYDTPGDLAKALDDTPLA, from the coding sequence GTGCCAGATTCCCCCATCGCCGTCCTTGACATCGACGGGACGCTCATCGATTCCAACTACCACCACGCTCTCGCCTGGTACCGGGCCCTGCGGTCGGTGGGCGAGGTGTTTCCGGTGTGGCGGCTGCACCGGCTGATCGGGATGGGCGGGGACCAGCTCGTCGCCGCGGTCGGCGGGGAGGAGCTGGAGCGCCGGGTGGGCGAGAGGGCCCGCGAGCGGCAGGGCAAGGAGGTCGACGCGCTGCTCGAGGAGATGGCGCCGTTGCCGGGCGCCCGCGATCTGCTCGTGGCGATCAAGGAGCGCGGCCACCGGCTCGTGCTGGCCAGTTCGGCTCAGCAGCGCCACGCGGAGGTCTTCCTGGACAAGCTCGACGCCCGCGACCTCGCCGACGACTGGACCACCAGCGCCGACGTCGACGCGTCCAAACCGGCTCCGGACCTGCTGCATGCGGCGCTCAAGAAGCTGGGTGCCCCGCCTGACGCGCCGGCGGTGATGGTCGGGGACTCGGTGTGGGACGTCGAGGCGGCGAAACGAGCCGGAATGCCCGCGATCGTCGTCCGTTCCGGCGGCTTCGGAGACGACGAACTCCGGGAGGCGGGTGCGGTCGCCCTGTACGACACTCCGGGGGATCTCGCGAAGGCGCTGGACGACACTCCGCTCGCCTGA
- a CDS encoding S1 family peptidase — MRRRITLSLTGAAVLAASLAAVVPPAAQASPGLVAAMQRDLGLSAGQARTRLGQELTASRQLPAAQQAAGAAFGGAWFDPALGKLVVGVTDPAVADAVHRTGAETVPAQVTAAALDAAKTSLDRAAKAKQTPAEVSGWHADPRTGSVVVTLQPGAHGPDVDDFLARAREAGPVTVSTGARPRTLSAGTVGGDPYYINGNTRCSIGFSVHGGFVSAGHCGSKGSSVVGWDNSAMGTFAGSSFPGNDYSYITIGNGWWTAPVVLGWGTVSDVIVRGSAVAPVGSSICRSGSTSHWHCGTVLGLNETINYAQGAVYQATHTNACAEPGDSGGSFITGDQAQGVTSGGFGNCGSGGETWFQPVNEILQTYGLSLVTG; from the coding sequence ATGCGTCGAAGAATCACCCTCAGCCTCACCGGTGCGGCCGTTCTCGCGGCGAGTCTTGCCGCCGTCGTCCCGCCCGCCGCTCAGGCGTCGCCCGGCCTGGTCGCGGCTATGCAACGGGATCTGGGCCTCAGTGCCGGACAGGCGCGGACCCGGCTCGGGCAGGAACTGACCGCGTCGCGGCAACTGCCCGCCGCTCAGCAGGCGGCTGGCGCGGCGTTCGGCGGGGCCTGGTTCGACCCGGCTCTCGGCAAGCTGGTCGTCGGCGTGACCGATCCGGCCGTGGCGGACGCGGTTCACCGTACCGGCGCGGAAACCGTTCCAGCGCAGGTAACGGCCGCGGCGCTCGACGCGGCGAAGACCTCCCTCGACAGAGCCGCCAAGGCGAAGCAAACCCCGGCTGAGGTCAGCGGCTGGCACGCGGACCCCCGCACCGGCAGCGTGGTCGTCACCCTTCAGCCTGGCGCACACGGCCCGGACGTCGACGACTTCCTCGCCCGAGCCCGCGAAGCAGGCCCGGTGACCGTGTCGACGGGTGCCCGGCCGCGGACGCTCTCGGCCGGTACCGTCGGCGGAGATCCGTACTACATCAACGGAAACACGCGCTGCTCGATCGGATTCTCGGTGCACGGCGGGTTTGTCAGCGCCGGGCACTGCGGCAGCAAGGGCAGCTCCGTCGTCGGCTGGGACAACTCCGCGATGGGCACGTTCGCCGGATCTTCGTTCCCCGGCAACGACTATTCCTACATCACCATCGGCAACGGGTGGTGGACCGCGCCGGTCGTGCTCGGCTGGGGCACGGTCAGCGACGTGATCGTCCGCGGTTCGGCGGTCGCGCCGGTCGGCTCGTCGATCTGCCGCTCCGGCTCGACCTCGCATTGGCACTGCGGCACCGTGCTCGGCCTGAACGAGACGATCAATTACGCCCAAGGCGCGGTTTACCAGGCGACGCACACCAACGCGTGCGCGGAACCCGGCGACTCGGGCGGCTCCTTCATCACCGGCGACCAAGCCCAAGGCGTCACGTCGGGCGGGTTCGGCAACTGCGGCTCCGGCGGCGAGACCTGGTTCCAGCCGGTGAACGAAATCCTGCAGACCTACGGTCTGTCGCTCGTCACCGGCTGA
- a CDS encoding formate/nitrite transporter family protein has product MPIPVPEALDLQADVADGKIAELRRPGRYLVSSMLAGAFIGVAVVLLLSATGPLNAASSPWTKTVQGLVFGIALTAVVFAGAELSTGNMMTMVQGALVRRRGAGTAAAVIVVSFAGNLLGSIVFAWLVHEGGVLSIGAAGGHPGPGAALLASLVKAKTAESASALFFRGVLCNFLVCLAVWMAARTKSDGAKLALIFWCLLAFVSSGFEHVVANMTTFSLGLMDGVPGATIGAFGRNLLFVGLGNLVGGGLLVGAAYALLGSRSRATAPPVPAAEELATTGS; this is encoded by the coding sequence ATGCCGATTCCCGTACCCGAAGCCCTCGACCTGCAGGCAGACGTCGCCGACGGCAAGATCGCGGAACTGCGCCGTCCCGGCCGCTACCTGGTGAGCTCGATGCTCGCCGGTGCGTTCATCGGCGTGGCGGTCGTGCTGCTGCTGTCCGCGACCGGACCCCTCAACGCGGCGAGTTCGCCGTGGACGAAAACCGTGCAAGGACTGGTGTTCGGGATCGCGCTGACCGCCGTGGTGTTCGCCGGCGCGGAACTGTCCACCGGAAACATGATGACCATGGTGCAGGGCGCCCTCGTCCGGCGCCGCGGAGCCGGCACGGCCGCGGCGGTGATCGTGGTGTCGTTCGCGGGCAACCTGCTCGGCTCGATCGTGTTCGCCTGGCTGGTGCACGAAGGAGGAGTGCTGTCCATCGGCGCCGCCGGCGGCCACCCCGGCCCCGGCGCGGCTCTGCTCGCGAGCCTGGTCAAGGCGAAAACGGCGGAATCCGCGAGTGCGCTGTTCTTCCGCGGAGTGCTGTGCAACTTCCTGGTCTGCCTCGCCGTGTGGATGGCCGCGCGCACGAAGTCGGACGGCGCGAAGCTGGCGCTGATCTTCTGGTGCCTGCTCGCGTTCGTCAGCTCCGGATTCGAGCACGTGGTCGCCAACATGACGACCTTCTCCCTCGGCCTGATGGACGGAGTGCCCGGCGCGACGATCGGCGCGTTCGGCCGCAACCTGCTGTTCGTAGGCCTGGGAAACCTGGTGGGCGGCGGGCTTCTCGTGGGTGCCGCGTACGCCTTGCTGGGCAGCCGTTCCCGCGCGACCGCTCCCCCGGTCCCGGCGGCGGAGGAACTCGCGACCACCGGCAGCTGA
- a CDS encoding copper resistance CopC family protein has protein sequence MRSLSSTSPSRRNGLGIRLLAAILLALAAVLLPHTAAEAHSFLESSTPAKDSAIATGPAKIVLTFNEPLDSGFTELALLGPDGKTHWESGAPTVSGAVLTAPAKPLGPAGKYTVDYRIVSADGHPVSGSYSFTLTQPGPGVAAAPASPSPAAPAPSTAAASTASESDVPPWVWVAAAAVLLIAGGIVAARISRGPSRE, from the coding sequence ATGCGATCGCTCTCCAGCACTTCCCCGTCCCGCCGAAACGGACTCGGCATCCGCCTTCTTGCCGCAATTCTTCTGGCGCTGGCCGCTGTCCTTTTGCCGCATACCGCGGCCGAGGCGCACAGCTTTCTGGAATCGAGCACTCCGGCGAAGGATTCCGCGATCGCGACCGGGCCGGCGAAAATAGTGCTCACCTTCAACGAGCCGCTGGACAGCGGATTCACCGAATTGGCGCTGCTCGGTCCGGACGGAAAGACGCATTGGGAATCCGGCGCGCCGACGGTTTCCGGAGCCGTTCTCACCGCGCCGGCGAAACCGCTCGGCCCGGCCGGAAAGTACACTGTGGACTATCGGATCGTCTCCGCCGACGGGCATCCGGTGTCCGGCTCCTACTCCTTCACGCTGACCCAGCCCGGCCCCGGCGTCGCAGCGGCACCCGCGTCGCCGTCCCCCGCTGCTCCCGCGCCGTCCACCGCCGCGGCCTCGACCGCCAGCGAGAGCGACGTGCCTCCGTGGGTCTGGGTGGCCGCCGCCGCGGTGCTGCTGATCGCGGGCGGAATCGTCGCGGCCCGCATTTCGCGCGGTCCGTCACGAGAATGA